One Geitlerinema sp. PCC 9228 genomic window, ATAAACCCCGATTGCTTCCCATTAACCATGAAATATATAGTTTCTCCAATTTCTCCTGGATCACCTACTCTACCCATCAAATGGCGCTCCCCTATTTTTTTAATTAAAACATCTAAATTATTTTCCTGTAAAGACCCTCTGCCTAAACCAGCACGTAACATTTCCGTATTCACAGCTCCTGGCAAAACTGCGTTAACCCGTACTGCTGGTGCCAATTCAATTGCCAAACTCCGCGTTAGCGCCAACATAGCTCCTTTACTAGCAGCATACGCACCAATATTAGCAGAAGTGGCTACTGCATGAACCGAACTAACATTCACAATGGCTCCCTCCGCTGCTTGTAACAACGAATACATCTGACGAACTCCCAAATAGGCAGAACGCACATTAACTGCCATGACACTATCCCATTCTTCTGGAGTTGTTTCCACCAAAGGCTTGCAAATTTGAATCGCCGCATTGTTCACTAATCCATCCAACCTTCCCACTTTTTGGTTGACCTCCTCATAAATTTGCTGCCAGCCTGCTTCTTGAGAAACATCTGACTGTACAAACCAATCCACATTCGAGCTTTCTGACCCTAAAGACTGCTTGTCCACCCCAACCACCTGCCAACCTTCTCTACGAAACACCTTTGCCGTCGCCGATCCAATACCACCAGCAACACCAGTAATCAAAACCGTAGAACTCATACCTTTTCTCCTTTCAAAGTCTTTAGGCAATTCTGAATCGCCATTTATTTATCCGCAGTATAGCTTTCTTGGTGTTGAAGCTATTTTGGGCGCTAACTTGATGCACTATCCGAGTAGAATCTAATTCCCGCTCAATTTTTAGTTATTTGCTCTTAAGCTTGAGTCTAATTTTGCTTTCCTCTATATTGATTTTGATTGACTCTATTTACATTCTTTTATCCTTTATAGATTCCCTAGAGTAGCGTTGGCTAGAAGTTCTCCAAGTCTTATCGAATCCAGCAGATTCTCCAAGACTACCTAAAAATTGAATTTCTGAGACAGTTCTAATGATATAATATAGAAAAACTTATTAAGATAATACTTGTGAATAGCAATAAGGTCTGTCTGAAGAAAATTTATTTTTAATTTTCTCCGAAAATCAGAAGATTGCAAATTAGCATGAAAGCCATGATATTTAGCTTTCCTTGCAATCACCCCATTAGAAAGAGTTACCTGTTTTAAGTTGCTAAATCCTGACTTCAAGAGTTCTGTATCTTGAGCTTCAGACACCAAAAGATATTCTGTATCAAAACATACATACTTATAATCTTTTAAAATTTGCATCAACTTAGGTTGAAATGAAAATTCGATAAACATCATATCTATACCTTGTTCAAGAGCATGTGAAGCGCCCTTTAACACAAGAGGCTCAGCACCTTGAACATCCATCTTGAAAAAATTAACATTTCTATTTTGAATTTCTTCGTCAAGGGGAACACATTCTACATCTATTATTTGCTGAGAGCGATCGCTTTTACCGAAAAAAGTTCCTACTGATGAATAACCTAGCATGTTTTTTGCAAACGAAGAATTATTAGAATCAACAACTGAATTAATATAGAATTTTCTTGTTTCTAATTTATCAGATAGAGCTCTTTTGCAGATTTTGGCACCTTCATATTTTTTTAACCTATTTTCCAAGTAAACCCAGTTACCAGGAAAAGGTTCATATGCATACACTTCTGTCGCAGGATTTATATCAAAAATTTTACTTGAAAACAATCCTGCAGCTGCCCCTGCATCAACACAAAAATTTAAATCTCCAAAAATCTTTTGTCTTCGCTCTAAAATTGTAAATATGTCTATATCCATTAGTTGGATAACATTATTAATCATTTCCCAGTTCCTCCTTAACTTGATAATCCTTGTAATAAGTTATCAATCGCCATTTCATTTACCCGCAATACAGCTTCCCTGGTGTTGGAACTGTTGTGGGTGCCAAGAATACAGCTGTCAAAACTGCGAAGGGGACTTTCTGAAGGCAAAGGTTCTTCCTCAAATACATCCAAAGCTGCTCCCCCTACTTTACCAGAATCGAGAGCTTCTACTAAAGCCCGTTCGTCAATTAAAGCGCCTCTAGCCGTATTAATAATTTGTACCCCTGCCTTCATTAGCTCGAATTGCCGACGAGATAGCATGTGCTGGTTGTCTGCTGTTAAATTGCAATTAAGGCTGATAAAATCTGCTGACTGCAACAGTTCTTCCAGCTCTACGGCTTTCATCCCCGTTTCGTTCGTAAACGCCTGCGATACAGGCATCACATCATATCCAACAACAGACATTCCCAACATAACGCCGCGACGTACCACTGCACGACCAATACTGCCAATCCCGACCACCCCTAACGTTTTCCCTTGCAAAGATTGCCCTTGGATTTGCTGCCATTCTCCACGA contains:
- a CDS encoding phosphoglycerate dehydrogenase, producing MTWKVLVTCPHLQKTIDLYRERLAQQGVEVEVPPVVQQLSESELLEIIERFDGVIAGDDPFTAKVLENGKRLKIVAKWGIGMDAIDQEAARKLGIQVKNTPDVFPNEVADVVVGYLVMLSRKLHQLDRAVRRGEWQQIQGQSLQGKTLGVVGIGSIGRAVVRRGVMLGMSVVGYDVMPVSQAFTNETGMKAVELEELLQSADFISLNCNLTADNQHMLSRRQFELMKAGVQIINTARGALIDERALVEALDSGKVGGAALDVFEEEPLPSESPLRSFDSCILGTHNSSNTREAVLRVNEMAIDNLLQGLSS
- a CDS encoding FkbM family methyltransferase — its product is MINNVIQLMDIDIFTILERRQKIFGDLNFCVDAGAAAGLFSSKIFDINPATEVYAYEPFPGNWVYLENRLKKYEGAKICKRALSDKLETRKFYINSVVDSNNSSFAKNMLGYSSVGTFFGKSDRSQQIIDVECVPLDEEIQNRNVNFFKMDVQGAEPLVLKGASHALEQGIDMMFIEFSFQPKLMQILKDYKYVCFDTEYLLVSEAQDTELLKSGFSNLKQVTLSNGVIARKAKYHGFHANLQSSDFRRKLKINFLQTDLIAIHKYYLNKFFYIISLELSQKFNF
- a CDS encoding SDR family oxidoreductase, whose product is MPKDFERRKGMSSTVLITGVAGGIGSATAKVFRREGWQVVGVDKQSLGSESSNVDWFVQSDVSQEAGWQQIYEEVNQKVGRLDGLVNNAAIQICKPLVETTPEEWDSVMAVNVRSAYLGVRQMYSLLQAAEGAIVNVSSVHAVATSANIGAYAASKGAMLALTRSLAIELAPAVRVNAVLPGAVNTEMLRAGLGRGSLQENNLDVLIKKIGERHLMGRVGDPGEIGETIYFMVNGKQSGFITGQSVVVDGGAMARLSTE